The following are encoded together in the Hydractinia symbiolongicarpus strain clone_291-10 chromosome 14, HSymV2.1, whole genome shotgun sequence genome:
- the LOC130625733 gene encoding uncharacterized protein LOC130625733 isoform X2: protein MKISFAVVLVGLFLLAFSTTDGHPIAWFARIAAALGVKLAKNSYYARCNTRLVPSGMNCPSVVYGVGLSRGSAQQAAKFYASSVGDSGCARYVGHCQIKKFIK, encoded by the exons ATGAAGATTTCTTTCGCTGTTGTGTTAGTGGGGCTTTTCTTGTTGGCGTTCAGTACTACAGATGGACATCCTATTGCATGGTTTGCAAGAATAGCTGCCGCACTTGGTGTAAAATTGGCGAAAAACAGCTACTATGCTCGATGCAACACCCG tCTTGTACCCTCTGGAATGAATTGTCCATCTGTTGTTTACGGAGTTGGACTGTCAAGAGGATCTGCTCAACAAGCTGCTAAGTTTTACGCTAGCTCAGTTGGTGACAGTGGTTGTGCCAGATATGTTGGacattgtcaaattaaaaaatttatcaaatag
- the LOC130625733 gene encoding uncharacterized protein LOC130625733 isoform X1, translating to MNLQYILKQVCSFTSFLLEFINMKISFAVVLVGLFLLAFSTTDGHPIAWFARIAAALGVKLAKNSYYARCNTRLVPSGMNCPSVVYGVGLSRGSAQQAAKFYASSVGDSGCARYVGHCQIKKFIK from the exons ATGAATCTACAATACATTTTAAAACAAGTTTGCAGTTTTACCT CCTTCCTTTTAGAATTTATCAATATGAAGATTTCTTTCGCTGTTGTGTTAGTGGGGCTTTTCTTGTTGGCGTTCAGTACTACAGATGGACATCCTATTGCATGGTTTGCAAGAATAGCTGCCGCACTTGGTGTAAAATTGGCGAAAAACAGCTACTATGCTCGATGCAACACCCG tCTTGTACCCTCTGGAATGAATTGTCCATCTGTTGTTTACGGAGTTGGACTGTCAAGAGGATCTGCTCAACAAGCTGCTAAGTTTTACGCTAGCTCAGTTGGTGACAGTGGTTGTGCCAGATATGTTGGacattgtcaaattaaaaaatttatcaaatag